In Pseudobacter ginsenosidimutans, the following are encoded in one genomic region:
- a CDS encoding thioredoxin family protein: MKFRNKLTITCLLAALLPGIVWSQGDGIRFEKGLSWQQIKEKAKKENRYIFMDCYATWCAPCKLMSDSIFTKKEVGDVFNQKFINVKVQMDKTAKDNEEIKSWYEDAAAIAKEYGVMAVPNFFYFSPEGKLVHLFVGTTSDPKQFIEISGKAFDPSTQYFTQMEAEIKAAGNHPDSLRKLAKKATKNNDGVNAPILTNAYLDATKDLFTKDHLMFVDEITGRSADKGFAIFRDNAEKVDAVVGKGVAELKVAKIILMEAGAFNFMADNSKPDYAAIEQRIRSVMPDRAERMMEMLKLHYHLQIQDYDEFRNLMDAYLKKYEKQLYPVEVFGYVQMTLFMNNPEMHQAALNWSIAALAENGSPQNLSIHSGALLKAGKKADAIVTMKKAITEMEKEKGMEQVIEAWSQTLAQMEKGEL; the protein is encoded by the coding sequence ATGAAATTCAGGAACAAACTGACAATAACCTGCCTGCTGGCAGCGCTCTTGCCTGGTATCGTGTGGTCGCAGGGAGATGGGATCAGATTCGAGAAAGGCCTTAGCTGGCAACAGATAAAGGAAAAAGCGAAAAAGGAAAACAGGTATATCTTCATGGACTGCTATGCTACCTGGTGCGCTCCCTGCAAATTGATGAGCGATAGCATTTTTACAAAGAAAGAAGTAGGAGATGTATTCAATCAGAAATTCATCAATGTAAAAGTGCAAATGGACAAAACCGCCAAAGACAATGAAGAAATAAAGAGCTGGTACGAAGACGCAGCAGCTATTGCCAAAGAATATGGTGTGATGGCCGTTCCCAATTTCTTTTATTTCTCTCCTGAAGGCAAGCTGGTGCATTTGTTTGTTGGAACCACCTCCGATCCGAAGCAATTCATTGAAATATCCGGAAAGGCATTCGACCCTTCCACCCAATATTTTACACAAATGGAAGCTGAGATCAAAGCGGCAGGCAATCATCCCGATTCACTGAGAAAGCTGGCAAAAAAAGCAACAAAGAACAATGACGGCGTGAATGCTCCGATTCTCACCAATGCTTATCTCGATGCCACCAAAGATCTGTTCACAAAGGATCACCTGATGTTTGTGGATGAAATTACGGGCAGGAGTGCCGATAAAGGTTTTGCTATTTTCAGGGACAATGCTGAAAAAGTGGACGCCGTGGTGGGCAAAGGAGTGGCTGAATTGAAAGTGGCAAAGATCATTCTCATGGAAGCGGGTGCATTCAATTTCATGGCGGATAATTCAAAACCTGATTATGCGGCCATCGAACAAAGGATCAGATCTGTGATGCCAGACAGGGCAGAGCGGATGATGGAGATGCTGAAACTGCATTACCATTTACAAATTCAGGATTATGATGAGTTCCGTAATCTCATGGATGCCTACCTGAAAAAATATGAAAAGCAATTATACCCCGTTGAAGTTTTCGGCTATGTTCAAATGACCTTGTTCATGAACAATCCGGAAATGCACCAGGCGGCATTGAACTGGAGTATAGCGGCCCTTGCTGAAAATGGATCCCCGCAAAACTTGTCGATCCATAGTGGAGCACTCCTGAAAGCCGGTAAGAAAGCCGATGCGATTGTTACTATGAAAAAAGCCATCACAGAAATGGAAAAGGAAAAAGGAATGGAACAGGTGATCGAGGCATGGTCCCAGACTTTAGCGCAAATGGAAAAAGGAGAATTGTAA
- a CDS encoding DUF481 domain-containing protein, translating into MIQIVKSAFMVIMSLCTIQFTSYAQFSDSVDHYINFSGTGNMNKTSTGTTYLLNNAFRFQVDKKKLSLNSLVSYVYGRNPTNKTNDDLLSILNVDFLKSVQKFYYWGLAGFEKSYSLKVDSRFQAGAGVGYVFVKNSKSNLELSDGFLVETTDLSIPDIHGRSSYQAVRNSLRLKYRFVIKEMIRVEGSNFFQPSLSDSKDYILKLNTTVSFNLYKWFNLTTAFNYNRQNITSTENLLLTYGLMFEKYF; encoded by the coding sequence ATGATCCAAATAGTGAAGAGTGCATTCATGGTGATAATGAGCCTGTGCACAATACAGTTTACCAGTTATGCGCAGTTCAGTGATTCGGTTGATCACTATATCAATTTTTCCGGCACCGGAAATATGAACAAGACCAGTACAGGCACCACTTACCTGCTCAATAATGCCTTTCGGTTCCAGGTAGATAAGAAGAAACTGTCTTTGAATAGTTTGGTCAGCTATGTGTATGGCCGCAATCCAACCAACAAAACCAATGATGATCTGCTGAGTATTTTGAACGTCGATTTCTTAAAGAGCGTTCAAAAGTTCTATTACTGGGGACTGGCGGGTTTTGAAAAAAGTTATTCGCTAAAAGTGGATAGCCGTTTTCAGGCAGGAGCCGGTGTAGGATATGTTTTTGTGAAAAACAGCAAATCCAATCTGGAGCTAAGCGACGGATTCCTGGTGGAGACCACTGACCTCAGTATTCCTGATATACACGGGCGAAGCAGTTATCAGGCAGTCCGTAATTCACTGCGACTGAAATACCGTTTCGTTATTAAAGAAATGATCAGGGTGGAGGGATCCAACTTTTTCCAGCCTTCATTATCCGACTCCAAAGATTATATCCTGAAATTAAATACTACAGTTTCTTTCAATCTGTACAAATGGTTTAATCTCACAACTGCGTTTAACTATAACCGGCAGAATATCACATCAACAGAGAATTTACTGTTGACCTATGGGCTGATGTTCGAGAAATACTTTTAG
- a CDS encoding iron chaperone yields MAKTDFKNVDEYQKGFPADIKERLESVRQLIRETAPDAEEIISYQIPAYKYHGYLIYYSGYKGHISLSSPWSKEFLETFKSDLAKYKVSTSAIQLPNDQPLPTAFIKKIVKFRMKENKEKENLKAVATKKKTKK; encoded by the coding sequence ATGGCAAAGACCGATTTCAAAAACGTGGATGAATATCAAAAAGGATTCCCTGCAGACATAAAGGAAAGACTTGAATCTGTCCGGCAGCTTATCAGGGAAACTGCTCCTGATGCCGAAGAGATCATCAGCTATCAGATCCCTGCCTATAAATATCATGGATACCTGATCTATTACTCAGGATACAAAGGTCATATCTCCTTATCATCTCCTTGGAGCAAGGAATTCCTGGAAACATTCAAAAGCGATCTGGCAAAATATAAGGTCAGTACTTCAGCCATCCAGCTTCCAAATGATCAGCCTTTACCAACAGCTTTCATAAAGAAAATAGTGAAATTCAGGATGAAAGAGAACAAGGAAAAAGAAAACCTGAAAGCGGTAGCAACAAAGAAGAAAACTAAAAAATAG
- a CDS encoding DUF763 domain-containing protein: protein MKRSGSADLPLHYGHVPKWLADRMAKLGLAITESILTEYSKEEMLRRLSDPFWFQSFGAVLGMDWHSSGITTSVLGALKRAINPHSKQLGIYICGGKGNHSRATPAELLRIAAQTGIDGQSLVRCSKLSAKVDNTAIQDGFQLYLHHFIVSDNGHWTVVQQGMDTNSSMARRYHWHSGSLRSFVEEPHTGVCGINQGPILNLTASEADITRNSIMGLVAEDPGRMLNEVQKLLLPRHHEVRAEDVNLKRLGSVLWLSQEQQPADFEELLLLQGVGPRTLQSLTLVSEVIHGTPSRFKDPARFSFAHGGKDGHPFPVPVNVYDETINVLKTAVEKAKLGHTDKTAAIKSLHEIAAKAESNFVPNANFDELIEKERNDSWKYGGRTVYGKSNPPPSKGNSDQLSLF from the coding sequence ATGAAACGTTCCGGGTCCGCAGATCTCCCCCTGCATTATGGACATGTGCCGAAGTGGCTGGCAGATAGAATGGCAAAACTGGGACTGGCCATTACTGAATCCATTCTTACAGAATACAGTAAAGAAGAGATGCTTCGCAGGCTTTCCGATCCTTTCTGGTTCCAGAGTTTTGGAGCAGTACTGGGAATGGACTGGCATTCGTCCGGCATTACTACTTCCGTGCTGGGCGCATTGAAAAGAGCCATTAATCCACATTCAAAACAACTGGGTATTTATATCTGCGGCGGAAAAGGAAATCATTCAAGGGCTACCCCCGCCGAACTGCTGCGCATTGCAGCTCAGACGGGCATTGACGGACAGTCCCTGGTGCGCTGCAGCAAGCTGAGTGCAAAAGTGGACAATACCGCCATTCAGGATGGCTTTCAACTTTACCTGCATCATTTTATTGTGAGCGATAATGGCCACTGGACCGTTGTGCAACAGGGCATGGACACCAATAGCAGTATGGCCAGACGATACCATTGGCATTCCGGTTCCCTCCGTTCATTTGTAGAAGAGCCTCATACAGGCGTATGCGGCATCAACCAGGGCCCGATTCTTAACTTAACCGCTTCTGAAGCTGATATTACCCGCAACAGTATCATGGGGCTTGTTGCTGAAGATCCCGGCAGGATGTTGAACGAGGTACAGAAACTATTGCTTCCACGCCATCATGAGGTACGCGCAGAAGATGTCAACCTCAAAAGACTGGGCTCCGTTCTTTGGCTCTCGCAGGAACAACAACCTGCGGACTTTGAAGAGCTGTTACTGTTGCAAGGCGTTGGCCCAAGAACATTGCAGTCGCTCACATTGGTTAGCGAAGTGATCCACGGAACACCATCCCGCTTCAAAGACCCCGCCCGCTTTTCGTTTGCACATGGAGGAAAGGATGGTCACCCCTTCCCTGTTCCGGTGAATGTATACGATGAAACCATCAATGTATTAAAGACCGCTGTTGAAAAAGCGAAACTGGGTCATACCGATAAAACGGCCGCTATCAAAAGTCTTCATGAGATCGCAGCAAAGGCTGAAAGTAATTTTGTTCCCAATGCCAACTTCGATGAGCTGATCGAAAAAGAGAGGAACGATTCCTGGAAATATGGCGGCAGGACTGTATATGGAAAATCCAACCCGCCGCCTTCAAAAGGGAATTCGGATCAGTTAAGCCTGTTCTGA
- a CDS encoding alpha/beta hydrolase family protein, which produces MRTKSLTITVSPAIGKVSAISSIPEKAKAVITLAHGAGAGMEHIFMETLAAGLAGAGIITVRFNFPFSEQKKKRPDSPAVAHQTIEAAINKALALFPGLPLFAAGKSFGGRMSSQYLSANPRKDVNGLIFYGFPLHQPGKPSIERAEHLKAVKQPMLFLQGTKDTLADIVMMEEVCKSLKKATLIKFEGADHSFKAGKKEIIPLLVEATQKWVEKKSK; this is translated from the coding sequence ATGCGTACCAAATCTTTGACCATCACAGTTTCTCCGGCCATAGGAAAAGTTTCTGCCATCAGCAGCATTCCTGAAAAAGCAAAGGCAGTGATTACCCTTGCTCATGGAGCAGGCGCGGGTATGGAACATATCTTCATGGAAACCCTTGCAGCTGGTCTCGCCGGAGCAGGTATCATAACAGTTCGTTTCAATTTTCCATTTTCAGAACAAAAGAAAAAAAGACCGGACTCTCCTGCTGTTGCACACCAAACCATCGAAGCGGCTATCAACAAAGCGCTTGCCTTGTTTCCCGGGCTCCCGCTTTTTGCAGCAGGCAAATCATTTGGAGGAAGGATGTCTTCACAGTATTTGTCGGCCAATCCGCGGAAGGATGTAAATGGACTTATCTTCTACGGTTTCCCCCTGCATCAGCCAGGCAAACCTTCCATCGAAAGGGCGGAGCATTTGAAAGCAGTAAAACAGCCAATGTTGTTTTTACAGGGAACGAAGGATACTTTAGCTGATATCGTTATGATGGAGGAGGTATGCAAATCACTGAAGAAAGCCACACTCATAAAATTCGAAGGAGCCGACCATTCCTTTAAGGCCGGAAAAAAAGAGATCATACCCTTGCTGGTGGAAGCCACTCAAAAATGGGTGGAAAAGAAATCCAAATAA
- a CDS encoding T9SS type A sorting domain-containing protein has protein sequence MNKTLPQLTIKIVVLTFLTGFNANAQLIPNPDFESSTSCPSQHSRFINNVSNWLVSLGGFAGSPDYFKTCGFQMTDKIVAQSGSGFAGVYMELNNTFTDYKEYFTSQLSAPLQAGVTYTFTFYTAHIHGASPASFPTPGNFIYEDLPDAEQGFIGLVFSTVAPAAANTVGNTSPRYNSIKNDFGSGRSLIPKSNTAVYGSASRNAWVMVTLQYTAVGGEQFMTVGQFRPGGTSLAAGHGAYYVFDNFSATSTLPVTLENFTATKKGNAVLLNWATVSEQNNLGFEVERSASGKEWSFVTSVKSKALNGNSHAKLEYNYTDHSPFNGINFYRLKQTDLDGKSEYSNVKQLTIDAEKLSFYPNPVSSELFVSGLKQLTGLQLFNVHGQFIRAVPVRSASSMKIDMSGLPAGTYILKTIGNGGESETYKINKK, from the coding sequence ATGAATAAAACTTTACCACAACTTACCATCAAGATTGTAGTGCTTACTTTTCTTACCGGGTTCAATGCAAATGCCCAGTTGATTCCCAATCCCGATTTTGAATCATCCACCTCTTGCCCCTCTCAGCATTCAAGATTCATTAATAATGTTTCTAATTGGTTAGTGTCGCTTGGAGGTTTTGCCGGGTCGCCTGATTATTTCAAGACCTGCGGTTTTCAAATGACTGATAAAATTGTTGCCCAGAGCGGGTCAGGCTTTGCGGGCGTGTATATGGAGCTGAATAATACTTTCACTGACTACAAGGAATATTTTACAAGTCAATTGTCGGCACCATTGCAGGCTGGTGTAACCTATACTTTTACCTTTTATACCGCACATATCCATGGTGCATCGCCTGCAAGTTTTCCTACGCCAGGGAACTTTATTTATGAAGACCTGCCAGATGCTGAGCAGGGTTTTATCGGTTTGGTATTTTCTACTGTTGCACCGGCAGCAGCCAATACTGTAGGTAATACATCTCCGAGGTACAATTCTATTAAAAATGATTTTGGCAGCGGCAGGTCTTTGATCCCTAAATCCAATACCGCTGTTTATGGATCGGCGTCACGCAATGCCTGGGTAATGGTGACCCTGCAATATACTGCGGTGGGTGGAGAACAATTCATGACTGTAGGACAGTTCAGGCCGGGTGGTACAAGTTTGGCAGCCGGCCATGGAGCCTACTACGTATTTGATAATTTTTCCGCCACTTCAACGCTTCCAGTAACCCTGGAAAATTTTACAGCCACTAAGAAAGGGAATGCTGTATTGCTCAACTGGGCAACGGTTTCAGAACAAAATAACCTGGGTTTTGAAGTGGAGCGAAGCGCCAGCGGAAAAGAATGGAGCTTTGTGACTTCTGTAAAAAGCAAGGCTTTGAATGGAAACAGTCATGCAAAACTGGAGTATAACTATACCGATCATTCTCCATTTAACGGAATCAATTTCTACCGGTTAAAACAAACAGACCTTGATGGTAAATCTGAGTATAGTAATGTGAAGCAACTGACCATCGATGCGGAGAAACTTTCCTTCTATCCAAACCCTGTTAGTTCAGAATTATTTGTTTCTGGCTTGAAACAATTAACGGGACTTCAGCTCTTCAATGTACATGGACAATTTATCAGGGCTGTACCTGTTCGATCAGCAAGTTCAATGAAAATTGATATGTCCGGATTACCGGCTGGTACTTATATTCTGAAAACGATCGGGAATGGCGGGGAAAGTGAGACTTACAAGATAAATAAGAAATAA
- a CDS encoding RNA polymerase sigma factor gives MATNPLYGHPNLLQPIANGDEQAFATLYRLYVPRLIPLIKSMTKDEELVKEVIQDTFARLWLQRERLAEVEYPHTYILRITSYVCVNYIRRSAIGVRVMTELEKRSPQADNSITETVSLKDLERIIRTGILQLTPAQQKIYRLSREEGLSIPEIAERLNISPNTVKNTLVASLKSIREYAKKAGYSVSLFFCWIFI, from the coding sequence TTGGCAACTAACCCATTATATGGACATCCTAATCTCCTGCAACCGATTGCCAATGGAGATGAACAGGCGTTTGCCACGCTGTACCGCTTGTATGTTCCCCGCTTAATCCCATTGATCAAAAGCATGACAAAGGATGAAGAATTGGTAAAGGAAGTTATTCAGGACACTTTTGCCCGCCTTTGGTTGCAAAGGGAAAGATTAGCTGAGGTAGAATATCCGCACACATATATATTAAGAATTACATCCTACGTTTGCGTTAACTATATACGCCGGTCCGCCATTGGAGTTCGTGTTATGACTGAATTGGAAAAGAGAAGTCCCCAGGCAGACAATTCAATAACAGAAACTGTATCGCTGAAAGATCTTGAGCGGATCATCAGGACCGGGATCTTACAGCTTACTCCGGCTCAACAGAAAATATACAGATTGAGCAGGGAGGAAGGATTGTCGATTCCGGAAATTGCTGAACGGTTGAATATTTCTCCCAATACTGTAAAAAATACATTGGTCGCCAGCCTGAAATCTATCCGGGAATATGCAAAAAAGGCTGGTTATTCCGTCAGCCTGTTCTTTTGTTGGATATTTATTTAA
- a CDS encoding FecR family protein — MTKIEIISLLQKHANDEAFTPEEELLFAALEKDKPGMAEAIIEMLTVDERSSPYDETIWEPILSSVLSMDKIPSEAPVINRSSSARRVPFLRKWYWVAACLIGVLTVISYFWIISEKRNAATLPELVQKDIQPGKDGAVLTLADGSRVLLDTIQNGTVALQEGVTAKVVNGSLAYEGKGSNRVYNTMSTPKGRQYKLTLPDGSEVWLNAASSIRYPTIFNDKERKVELEGEAYFEVKKNAKQPFIVNARNKAEIEVLGTSFNVSAYENEKSLNTTLIEGSVKVNGAIIKPGQQARVTDMVRIINIEDTDKIMAWQRGFFNFDNASFEEVMRQLERWYDISVEYEKGIPSVEFGGEMSMNTSLNGILLALEKSRIQYKLEGNILTVLSK; from the coding sequence ATGACTAAAATAGAAATCATATCGCTGCTGCAAAAACATGCAAACGATGAGGCCTTTACCCCTGAAGAGGAGCTGTTGTTTGCAGCACTGGAAAAGGATAAGCCAGGAATGGCAGAAGCTATTATTGAAATGCTGACTGTTGATGAACGGAGTTCCCCTTATGATGAAACGATATGGGAACCAATCCTGAGTTCGGTATTATCGATGGATAAAATACCTTCTGAAGCACCAGTAATCAATAGGAGTTCGTCTGCACGACGAGTACCTTTCTTACGCAAATGGTACTGGGTGGCAGCTTGTCTGATTGGTGTATTGACTGTGATCAGCTATTTCTGGATCATTTCAGAAAAGAGGAATGCTGCCACTTTACCTGAATTAGTGCAGAAAGATATTCAACCGGGAAAAGATGGCGCAGTGCTTACCCTGGCTGATGGTTCCCGGGTATTGCTTGATACAATACAAAATGGAACAGTTGCCCTTCAGGAAGGAGTGACCGCTAAAGTTGTAAACGGATCTTTGGCTTATGAAGGCAAGGGCAGCAACAGGGTCTATAATACGATGTCCACTCCCAAAGGGAGGCAATATAAATTGACGCTACCTGATGGTTCGGAGGTTTGGCTCAATGCAGCCAGTTCCATTCGTTATCCAACCATCTTCAATGACAAAGAGAGAAAAGTGGAATTAGAAGGTGAAGCATATTTTGAAGTGAAGAAGAATGCAAAACAACCCTTCATCGTAAATGCGCGCAACAAGGCGGAGATCGAAGTATTGGGAACCAGTTTCAATGTAAGCGCCTATGAGAATGAGAAAAGCCTTAATACCACATTGATCGAAGGAAGTGTAAAAGTGAACGGCGCAATCATCAAACCCGGACAGCAGGCCCGCGTTACCGATATGGTGCGCATCATCAATATTGAGGATACAGATAAAATAATGGCATGGCAGCGTGGCTTCTTCAACTTCGATAATGCTTCTTTTGAAGAGGTCATGCGTCAATTGGAACGTTGGTACGATATAAGTGTTGAATACGAGAAAGGTATTCCGTCCGTCGAGTTTGGCGGTGAGATGTCTATGAATACTTCGCTCAACGGTATATTGCTCGCACTTGAGAAGTCAAGGATACAATATAAACTGGAAGGGAATATACTTACTGTATTATCAAAGTGA